The following proteins are encoded in a genomic region of Magallana gigas chromosome 1, xbMagGiga1.1, whole genome shotgun sequence:
- the LOC105320216 gene encoding mucin-2 isoform X5: MKISTNIEIKPSSEFFSSMSTSAPLDSRIDSHAQSLSRSEITSRISDFSIVTHPPLKSTIISSSKSDFELESQQVSISKENFLSSLQDISTTKSSLTLNFARSTSVLFSVSEESKLSPISAFDTDEIESTLSKVQHKTSFVTDLFEPSSSVQTQSTHILGTSYFSSHREQYTLSVRDEISTMVSSLYFPDSSVLSSIEPPTDQTSTKIIPSRSSIIETRPSLNVSEIVFSSTMKLTLNSPSLTTNDFKTEEIGSKTATTEVQSTAGSILLTPEVLDSTASLDILDSSYLRSFSSMKSSILQPKESTSIMSSKRMEETYRESSSFTFVLQSVMTSSPSSFVVPSDSMYSSAESNGFVSDYPLKVSLSSEDILSSSSQYDKSVTHSPGFVDTTTLFSDILGSVSTSFSVKDVQSFATTSTADGTELSSMTQSTFISSKRSSDISEHFISPSHISTTDFQSETSSMLSKTISSMTKESQLLSSYTQISDVTTVLSSNTEPSILASVTSAGYVSRSASLLLTTSLPPTVSATSSEIELHLSSLTSSEVSSMKSTDSITETKMFSLTRSRLSSDFTASFEDLSRASQVSSSPLLSSVASLSISPTDVSKSASKSISITPTHESSYTEYRPTEVSTTTPSSSEFDLSSVLPSGEPSATSVTHSKEPVSESRLISLETSHLVFSSVVSSSVPIETQDISSSLMVTSASPTALVSEIQPTSTAEDSSTTVYETTSSASVTTRTPQPISQTTTAPTTTTSVPRQIVSGKVRMVNQQWLSEYENTNSALYRIIYEQVRATLTDAYSRSSYGNRLVTVSDIIFRPGSIIAEFSVTFSGEEEIDPVLLDQDINAFAQNLPEEFSIDPEFTSHEALTTASTLPFTTAAPTTAAPTTAAPTTAAPTTSAPTTTAPTTTAPTTLAVTTPSSTTAPVTHDPTEKPETTEKTTIPVTTEKATPSSGSFSSTDSVTTPYLATTEEIRTLNQTTQTPVSDTVTSTTGPTTLHPVTTQTVITGSQETNATTKSYTTSNVQQTTPDITKLSTEAETRPPTTTTVIPTTTPTTTTAIPTTTTVIPTITTTKPTTTVGTTEPQITRVFQVELRILNEQWVPEYAVTGSLEYENLTSEYKAILYSVYDFDANYMERFLEISNLQFRQGSLIISYTVTYLGRDPINTKDLDDAINQAFTSGNFPNAVIDQSFTSHQELFFDVSTTPQTTDFTPTTKMTTQEKTGISLTSTTEKTESRTTSAPDTDTTLQHTTEVKTTVTNNPLANTTQHVTTESITTPRVTTESVTTPRVTTESITTPIVTTESVTTPRVTTESITTPHVTTESITTPHVTTESITTSHVTTETITTPHVTTESILTLHVTTESITTPHVTTESITTPHVTTESITTPHVTTESITTPHVTTESITTPILTTDQMSSSTEGSVVLQDFEVTIRVVTEEWNPLYADQSSQFYTNLSIAYYTFLFDTYSLGVYADRFEGITEGLRFSPGSVIMNFVVTFLGGEEVDVSLLNDDVNQAFKDGFFGPDVMIDPLFTSHKRITLFSTTPSVVIPTTRSSTTLVISTTQASTTQAQTTDKAPVTTQVPTTTQTSITTHVPMTTEAPSTTITTTTIQTQTSQQPTTTQDLISMTQTSTPKALTTTQAPTTTQSSTTTQVPISITLTSTTQTSTTTQASTPTQAPTKTEALTTPGAPTTTQAETTTQDPSTTTTSTTTEAPITTQPLTTTKAASTTTNMPTTTEALTTTQAPTTNQRSTTSEALPTTQPSTTTQAPITTQAPTTNQLPTTTTAPTTTQAPTTTQAPTTTQAPPTTQAPTTTQAPTTTQAPTTTQAPTTTQAPTTTQATTTTQAPTTTQAPTTTQAPATTQAPTTTQAPTTTQAPTTTQAPTTTQAPTTTQAPTTTQAPTTTQFPTTTQAITTTQAPTTTQAPTTTQAPATTQAPTTTQAPTTTQAKTTTQTPTTTQATTTTQAPTTTQAPTTTQAPATTQAPTTTQAPSTTPAPTTTQPPSTTGAPTTIVSTTDPVISQVINASLKITSQTWNSKLSDIDSAEYLTLKDTIYQKLLAVYKNSIYKDRVIDIVNITFREGSVIVDYSVQFTENDSVPLEQLNSIVSSAVSNDAFGPDVIIDPASISHNKIPYIPTSTTEESTALPESTTELPVTRSDFMVPNWGIAVIVCGAVVLVFLLAMICVLCSRRHTKQKYRMPEDPDDIGYIRKSNGSEFAYDNNIPKETMTVDEEIKAPNQVYHLKTSDLQQNAGQELQKNGNTQAQDDNTATVIDTDSVTESMGKAQSEVESLDLDENMFESLKEFPRTNYDEKQDVWQTHL, encoded by the exons ATGAAGATTTCTACAAATATAGAAATCAAGCCCAGCTCggagtttttttcttcaatgtcgACTTCAGCTCCTCTAGACTCAAGAATTGATTCCCATGCTCAATCATTGTCCAGATCGGAAATAACAAGCAGAATCTCAGATTTTTCAATTGTAACTCATCCacctttgaaatcaacaataatTTCCTCATCGAAATCTGATTTTGAACTAGAAAGTCAGCAGGTGTCTATATCCAAGGAAAATTTTCTGTCCTCGTTACAAGATATTTCAACTACAAAGAGCTCATTAACTTTGAACTTTGCAAGATCAACATCGGTCCTATTTTCTGTTTCAGAAGAGTCTAAATTGTCTCCAATTAGCGCATTCGATACAGATGAGATAGAAAGTACTTTGTCAAAAGTCCAACATAAAACTAGTTTTGTTACTGACCTCTTCGAGCCTTCATCATCAGTTCAAACACAGTCCACACATATTTTAGGAACTTCCTATTTTTCAAGCCACCGTGAGCAATATACGCTCTCCGTGCGGGACGAAATTTCAACCATGGTTTCATCGTTATATTTCCCCGATTCATCTGTATTGTCGTCAATAGAACCTCCAACAGACCAAACTTCAACGAAAATTATTCCATCTAGGTCTTCTATCATCGAAACAAGACCATCTTTAAATGTATCAGAAATCGTTTTCTCTTCAACAATGAAACTTACGTTAAATTCTCCAAGTCTAACTACTAATGATTTTAAAACCGAAGAAATTGGATCTAAGACTGCAACGACCGAAGTTCAGTCTACAGCAGGGTCAATATTGTTGACACCAGAGGTACTTGATTCAACAGCTTCCTTAGATATATTAGATTCATCATATTTGAGGAGCTTTTCATCAATGAAAAGCAGCATTTTACAACCAAAAGAATCTACAAGTATTATGTCATCTAAAAGAATGGAGGAAACGTACCGTGAAAGCAGCTCGTTTACATTTGTGTTACAGTCGGTGATGACAAGCAGTCCATCTTCTTTTGTTGTTCCGTCTGATTCTATGTATAGTTCAGCTGAATCTAACGGTTTCGTCTCCGACTATCCTTTGAAAGTCTCGTTGAGTTCAGAAGACATTTTGTCATCGAGTAGCCAGTATGACAAATCTGTAACGCACTCCCCGGGTTTTGTTGATACAACTACTCTTTTCTCAGATATCTTGGGTTCAGTAAGCACATCATTTTCCGTAAAGGATGTCCAGAGTTTTGCCACAACAAGTACAGCAGACGGCACTGAGTTATCGTCCATGACTCAATCGACATTTATTTCATCGAAGAGATCCTCTGACATCAGTGAGCACTTTATTTCTCCATCACACATATCGACGACTGATTTCCAGAGTGAAACCTCAAGcatgttatcaaaaacaatatcaaGTATGACAAAAGAAAGCCAACTGTTGAGCTCTTATACACAGATTTCGGATGTTACTACAGTTTTATCATCAAATACGGAACCATCTATATTAGCTTCCGTAACATCAGCGGGTTATGTTTCTCGATCAGCTTCTCTTCTCCTTACAACATCATTGCCACCGACAGTTAGTGCTACCTCCTCAGAAATAGAACTGCATTTATCGTCGCTCACATCGAGTGAAGTTTCATCAATGAAGTCGACGGACTCGATAACAGAAACAAAGATGTTTTCACTAACACGCTCTCGTTTATCGAGTGATTTCACTG CATCGTTTGAAGACTTATCACGAGCAAGTCAGGTTTCGTCCTCGCCGTTATTGTCCAGTGTTGCTTCGCTGTCCATATCGCCAACTGATGTTTCAAAATCTGCTTCAAAATCAATATCCATAACACCGACACATGAATCCTCTTATACAGAGTATAGACCAACGGAAGTCTCAACAACTACACCGTCTTCTTCGGAGTTTGATTTATCTTCAGTTTTACCATCAGGGGAACCCTCAGCAACATCCGTTACACACAGCAAAGAACCAGTTTCCGAGAGCCGACTTATCTCTCTAGAAACGAGTCATCTTGTTTTCTCTAGTGTAGTCTCTTCCTCTGTACCTATAGAAACACAGGATATATCTTCCTCTCTGATGGTAACGAGCGCCTCCCCTACAGCACTGGTCTCTGAGATACAACCCACCTCAACAGCAGAAGACAGTTCAACGACGGTCTATGAAACAACATCGTCAGCTTCAGTGACAACAAGGACGCCGCAACCAATATCACAGACAACAACAGCACCAACAACCACAACCTCTGTGCCGCGGCAGATCGTGTCTGGAAAAGTGAGGATGGTCAACCAGCAATGGTTGTCTGAGTACGAGAATACCAACTCGGCCTTGTATCGTATTATATATGAACAAGTTCGGGCTACG CTAACGGATGCATACAGCCGAAGTTCTTACGGAAACCGTCTTGTTACCGTGTCTGATATTATCTTTAG ACCCGGAAGTATTATTGCTGAGTTCAGTGTGACGTTCTCTGGTGAGGAGGAGATCGATCCTGTCTTACTTGACCAGGACATCAACGCTTTTGCGCAGAATCTACCGGAAGAGTTTAGTATTGATCCCGAGTTTACCTCTCACGAAG CATTGACCACTGCTTCCACCTTGCCATTCACAACAGCTGCACCGACCACAGCTGCACCGACAACAGCTGCACCTACAACAGCTGCACCGACAACATCTGCACCGACAACAACTGCACCGACAACAACTGCACCGACAACATTAGCTGTTACAACTCCGTCCAGCACCACAGCTCCAGTTACCCACGATCCAACAGAAAAACCAGAAACAACCGAGAAAACAACCATTCCGGTTACGACGGAAAAAGCGACCCCTTCTTCTGGTTCCTTTTCATCTACGGACTCGGTAACAACACCCTACCTCGCAACCACGGAGGAAATCAGGACATTGAACCAGACAACACAGACTCCTGTGTCAGACACGGTCACATCGACTACAGGACCGACAACTCTGCACCCAGTCACAACACAGACTGTTATTACTGGTAGCCAGGAAACTAACGCAACAACAAAGTCCTACACAACAAGCAATGTACAACAAACTACTCCTGATATAACAAAGCTCTCAACAGAGGCCGAAACAAGACCACCGACAACAACGACGGTAATACCGACAACAACACCAACAACAACGACAGCAATACCGACAACAACTACAGTGATACCTACAATAACGACTACAAAACCGACAACAACGGTGGGGACAACGGAGCCTCAAATCACCCGGGTATTTCAGGTGGAACTCCGCATTCTGAACGAGCAGTGGGTGCCGGAGTACGCCGTGACAGGGTCTTTAGAGTATGAAAACCTGACTAGTGAATACAAAGCCATC CTTTATTCTGTCTACgattttgatgcaaactatATGGAACGATTTTTGGAGATCTCAAATTTGCAATTCAg ACAAGGAAGCCTCATCATATCCTACACTGTGACGTACCTAGGACGCGACCCTATAAATACCAAGGATCTTGACGACGCGATAAATCAGGCCTTTACTTCTGGAAATTTCCCCAACGCAGTAATTGACCAAAGTTTTACCTCACATCAAG aattattttttgatgtCTCCACCACACCACAAACTACTGATTTTACCCCAACAACTAAAATGACAACACAAGAGAAGACAGGTATATCACTTACATCAACAACAGAAAAAACAGAAAGTCGAACAACATCGGCTCCAGACACAGACACCACACTACAACACACCACTGAAGTCAAGACTACTGTAACCAACAATCCATTGGCCAATACAACCCAGCATGTGACAACAGAGTCTATTACAACACCACGTGTGACAACAGAATCAGTTACAACACCACGTGTGACAACAGAATCCATTACAACACCAATTGTGACAACAGAATCAGTTACAACGCCACGTGTGACAACAGAGTCAATAACAACACCGCACGTGACAACAGAGTCCATTACAACACCACACGTGACAACAGAGTCCATTACAACATCGCACGTGACAACAGAGACCATTACAACACCGCATGTGACAACAGAGTCCATTTTAACACTGCACGTGACAACAGAGTCCATTACAACACCACACGTGACAACAGAGTCCATTACAACACCGCACGTGACAACAGAGTCCATTACAACACCGCACGTGACAACAGAGTCCATTACAACACCGCACGTGACAACAGAGTCCATTACAACACCAATTTTAACAACTGATCAAATGTCGAGTTCAACAGAGGGTTCTGTGGTTCTCCAGGACTTTGAAGTGACTATTAGGGTTGTTACTGAGGAGTGGAATCCTTTATACGCAGACCAATCAAGTCAGTTCTACACAAACCTGTCTATTGCTTACTATACATTT cTTTTCGATACATACTCTCTTGGTGTTTATGCTGACCGTTTTGAGGGAATCACTGAAGGGCTCAGATTCAG CCCGGGGAGTGTCATCATGAACTTCGTGGTCACTTTCCTTGGCGGCGAGGAGGTGGACGTATCGCTGCTCAACGATGACGTCAACCAGGCCTTCAAAGATGGATTCTTTGGACCAGACGTAATGATTGATCCCCTGTTCACCTCTCACAAAA gaattacacTCTTCTCGACAACACCATCTGTTGTTATACCAACAACGAGAAGTTCAACCACTCTAGTAATTTCCACGACTCAAGCATCAACAACTCAAGCTCAAACCACAGATAAAGCACCAGTAACAACTCAAGTTCCAACTACAACTCAAACATCAATAACCACACACGTTCCAATGACTACTGAAGCTCCATCCACTACAATAACTACAACAACCATTCAAACTCAAACATCACAACAGCCAACAACCACCCAAGATTTAATATCCATGACACAAACCTCAACGCCTAAAGCTCTAACGACAACTCAAGCTCCAACAACCACTCAATCATCAACAACCACTCAAGTTCCAATTTCAATAACGCTAACTTCAACAACTCAAACTTCGACAACAACTCAAGCTTCAACACCCACACAAGCTCCAACAAAAACTGAAGCACTTACAACCCCTGGAGCTCCAACGACAACACAAGCTGAAACAACTACTCAAGAtccatcaacaacaacaacatcaacaacaactgaggctccaaTTACAACTCAACCCCTAACAACCACTAAAGCTGCATCAACCACAACTAACATGCcaacaacaactgaggctctaACAACAACTCAAGCTCCTACAACAAATCAACGTTCAACAACCTCAGAAGCCCTACCAACAACTCAACCTTCAACAACCACACAAGCTCCTATAACCACACAAGCTCCAACAACAAATCAACTTCCAACAACAACTACGGCTCCAACAACCACACAAGCACCAACAACAACTCAGGCTCCAACAACTACACAAGCACCACCAACAACTCAGGCTCCAACAACCACACAAGCACCAACAACAACTCAGGCTCCAACAACCACACAAGCACCAACAACAACTCAGGCTCCAACAACCACAcaagcaacaacaacaactcaGGCTCCAACAACAACACAAGCACCAACAACAACTCAGGCTCCAGCAACCACACAAGCACCAACAACAACTCAGGCTCCAACAACCACACAAGCACCAACAACAACTCAGGCTCCAACAACCACACAAGCACCAACAACAACTCAGGCTCCAACAACTACACAAGCACCAACAACAACTCAATTTCCAACAACCACACAAGCAATAACAACAACTCAGGCTCCAACAACAACACAAGCACCAACAACAACTCAGGCTCCAGCAACCACACAAGCACCAACAACAACTCAAGCTCCAACAACCACACAAGCAAAAACAACAACTCAGACTCCAACAACCACAcaagcaacaacaacaactcaGGCTCCAACAACAACACAAGCACCAACAACAACTCAGGCTCCAGCAACCACACAAGCACCAACAACAACTCAGGCTCCATCAACCACACCCGCACCAACAACAACTCAACCTCCATCAACGACAGGAGCCCCAACAACCATAGTTTCAACGACTGATCCTGTTATATCACAAGTTATTAATGCTTCACTGAAAATTACAAGCCAGACTTGGAATTCCAAGCTTTCTGACATAGATTCTGCAGAATATCTGACGCTGAAAGATACCATATATCAAAAG ctTTTAGCAGTTTACAAAAACAGTATCTACAAAGACCGAGTCATTGATATTGTGAACATAACATTCAG AGAAGGCAGTGTAATTGTGGATTACTCAGTACAGTTTACAGAAAATGACTCTGTTCCCTTGGAGCAACTGAATTCCATTGTCAGTTCCGCCGTCAGTAACGACGCGTTTGGGCCTGACGTTATAATAGATCCTGCATCAATTTCGCACAACA AAATTCCCTATATTCCCACATCTACTACTGAAGAATCAACGGCCTTACCCGAGTCGACCACTGAACTTCCGGTCACGCGCAGTGACTTCATGGTACCTAACTGGGGGATCGCCGTGATCGTGTGTGGAGCCGTGGTGCTGGTCTTCCTTCTTGCCATGATCTGTGTCTTG TGTTCGAGGAGACACACGAAACAGAAATACCGTATGCCTGAAGACCCGGATGACATTGGCTATATTCGAAAGTCGAATGGAAGTGAGTTTGCTTACGATAACAATATTCCAAAAGAAACTATGACGGTAGACGAGGAAATAAAAGCTCCCAACCAGGTGTACCATCTGAAGACATCGGACCTTCAGCAAAATGCAGGACAAGAACTCCAGAAAAATGGAAATACGCAGGCGCAAGACGATAATACG